In Episyrphus balteatus chromosome 4, idEpiBalt1.1, whole genome shotgun sequence, the sequence AGCCCATCAACATCGTCCAGGAGACGAAGGAACAATCTACGTGCCGAACAAGATCAAATTCAGTTAATAATCATGAGAGAAATATATCAAGCGCAATCGCAAGATGTTAAAGATGTTATAAACGATTTGTATAGATTACATCTGAGACAGCAAAGAGCCGCAATGCGCAAAATGTCTCGACCTCGTTTGTTGTTGGCtaagaaacctaaaaaaaataacctcaaGCCTAAAATCATCGCCAGAAAGCTTGGCGCTGGCGAAACAAATGCAACAAACGTTGGCTTTGTGACCAACGTTAAGATTCTAGCTAGACTACAACGTCGTCGTCGTAACCGCGGCAAACCTCGATCGAAGAGGAATTGTCACAAGAAATTCCCGCGAAGGAGACGTCGCAGAAATGCCAAGAAGGGAAACAGGCAGGGCAGAAAACGATGCCTTCGCGCACAAAGACTATTTGATAAAGGTATTTTCCTTGCTGGCCGAAAGCTGCTTGACGAAGTCTGGCAAGCTGTCAAGGATCCCGATGCTACAGCAACTACCTTTTGCAACAATAACATCCATGGTCTTAGTAAGATCCATAAGAAACAAATTGAACTTTATGAAAGAATCGAAGAGGATTTGCATCGTTTGGATGCAGCTCGGCAGGAGAGAGCAGAAGCTGCTTTAGAGAGGAAAGCTAAGGAGCAAGAGAAAGAAGCAGCTATTCATGAGggttttaaaaataagataGAAGCTAGGGCAGCCGCTCGTGTTGAACAAGATTCGTTGAGAAAGCAGCGTAGAGCTGCCCGCAAACAACGTGCTTTGGAAAAGAAGACTCAAAAAGAAAAGACCAAATTTGAAGAGTACCTTAAACCTGTCGCTGTCGAGTGATGGGAAAATGGACAGACTAACTATCAAGATTAAGAAATGCTCAGTTATTGA encodes:
- the LOC129920048 gene encoding uncharacterized protein LOC129920048; this encodes MKYCREMFLKCPPPESAVIVTESQLLDKDSKSIDDEGTRKKGKKKSRRRQKLPKHDSLDDSLNWVTDCEESSDDSPSTSSRRRRNNLRAEQDQIQLIIMREIYQAQSQDVKDVINDLYRLHLRQQRAAMRKMSRPRLLLAKKPKKNNLKPKIIARKLGAGETNATNVGFVTNVKILARLQRRRRNRGKPRSKRNCHKKFPRRRRRRNAKKGNRQGRKRCLRAQRLFDKGIFLAGRKLLDEVWQAVKDPDATATTFCNNNIHGLSKIHKKQIELYERIEEDLHRLDAARQERAEAALERKAKEQEKEAAIHEGFKNKIEARAAARVEQDSLRKQRRAARKQRALEKKTQKEKTKFEEYLKPVAVE